The Fusobacterium sp. IOR10 DNA segment GAGTAAGTATTGTTATTGCTTCTATTGTTGCTTTTTTCATTCAAAAAGAATCCTTTCTAAAAATAATTAATTATATATTATTTGGATTCTATAAATTTGATAAAACACCACTGGAAAAAATAATAAAAGGTGGAGGTATTATTTCAATGGTCAATGCTGGCTTTTTGATTATAATTTCTTGTTCCCTTGTTGGAATGTTTGAACAATTAAAAATTATGCAATTTATTAAATCAAAAATAAAAACCATTAAAACTAGATCAAATTTATTTTCCCATTCTATTTTTATAAGTCTTATAACTTCAATGGTTGGAGCTAATCAAACTATAGCTGTTATTATGACAGAACAAATAATGGAAGAAGTTTATGACAATAAAAAAATACCTAGAATAGAATTTGCAAAAGATTTAGAAAACACTGCAATTGTTTTAGCTCCAGTTATACCATGGAATATTGCCTGTTATGTTCCTTGTACAATGCTTGGAATAGGAAGTATTAAATTTATTCCCTTTGCTTTTTATTTATGGTTATTACCACTTTGTAGTTTTATATTTTATAAATATTTTTCTAAAGAAAAAGATATTATTTTATAATAATAAAACAGAGGAGCATTTATAAATGCTCCTCTGTTTCATAAAAATTAAGTAGCTTTAATATTGTGGGCGAGACAATAACAGCTATTTAAGTAGGGAGTATGGGGTTGTTAAATTTTTTTCCTTACAAGATGATTATAGCATATTTTTATATAATTTCAACTTATTTTTTTGAATAAATAATACTATATCGGTGTTTTGTCCGTTAATTTGTACTGTTTTAATTCAAAATATACCAAGCGTAAGCGATTTGTTTTTTTTAAATATTAAAAAAAACAAATAAAATATTAAAAAAAATTTAAAATTAAATTTGATTTTTTTCTAAATAAAAAGTAAAATGTTGGTTGATTTTAATTTATAAAGGAGAAAAAAATGAAAGAGTTTATTTTAATGATTTATTTTGTTGTTGTTATTCTTATTGGAATTAATTCATTTAAAAAAATAAAAAATAACAAAGATTTTTTTATTGCTGGAAAAAAAGCTGGAGTACTTCAAGTTTCTGGAAGTTTGCTTGCTTCTGTACTAGGAAGCTCAGCTATAATAGGAAGTGTTAATTTCGCTTATTTAAAGGGATGGGCTGGCTCTTGGTTGCTTTTATGCGCAGCCTTTGGTATGACTCTGCTATATCCTCTAATAAATCATATTAAAGATTTTAAAGGATTTAATTTGCCAGAAATGTTAGGAGAATTTTATGGAAACAATGTAAAGCAACTTGCTTCTCTTCTTATTCCAGTGGCTTGGACAGGAATAGTTGCCTCACAAATTATGGGAGCTGCTAAAATTATTTCCATATTAACTACATTTAATTATACTAGTGGAGTTATTATCAGTGGTGTGGTTTTTATTGTTTATACTATACTTGGGGGACAACTTTCAATTATAAAAACTGATTTTGTTCAACTATTATTTATTATTTTAGGTATTGTTGCAACTTATATTTATATTGCTCCACAACCTATAAATATAAACCCATTGCCTCTTATTAATAATACATTTACACCTACAGATATATTAGTTATGGTATTGTCATACTCTACAACCTTTGTAGTTGGTCCTGATATTTATTCTAGACTTTTTTGTGCTAAGGATGAAAAAGTTATGAAAAAATCTATAATTATTGCTGTTGCTGTTTTATTACCCCTTGCTTATATTTTAACTAGAATAGGAATATATGGACAAGAGATTTTTAGTAATGTAAATATTGCTAACAATTCAATTTTACTATTAATAGCTAAAAATAAATTACCAAATATAATATCTATTACTCTTTATTTTTCTTTATTATCTGCTGTAATTTCTTCTGCTGATACAACTTTACTTACAGCAGCATCACTTTTTACACAGGTGTTCACTAAAGATTTACATAATAAAAAGTCTATCTTTTTCACAAGAATATTCATTGTCATTTTCGGATTATTTTCTTTATTAGTTGCTATTAAAATGAAGTATATACTTTCTACTCTTTTGTCAGCTTTGGCCATTTATTCTGGGGCATTTATAATACCAACTTTTATAGGATTATTTGGTTTTAGAGTGAAAGAAAAAGTTGTTATTATTGCTATTTTATCTGGAGGAATAATTGCATTAATTGGAAAAAAATATGGGGGAGATATTGGAAATTACATATCTATTTCAGCCTTCTTTATAAATGCTTTAATTCTTTATATTGGGAAAAAAATAACTGACTAATTTTATTCCTTTACTATTTCCTTTTTTTAATATATAATATTGTAACAATTTTTTATGGAGGTATTTTATGAGATATTTTGGTACTATGAACAATAACAATGGTATACTTGAAATAGGAGGAGTTTCTGTTAAAAAATTAGCTCAGAAATATAAAACCCCTCTATATATAATAGATCAACAACTAGTTGAAGACAATATTTTAAGTTATAAAAACAATTTTAAAAGTAATTCTTTTGAAACTGAAATTGTTTATGCATCTAAAGCTTTTTTATCAAAGGGAATTTGCCAACTACTAAATAAGTATGATTTAAGCATGGACGCAGTATCTGCTGGTGAACTTTATACTATTCATGCTAGTAATTTTCCAATGAACAAAGTTCATATGCATGGAAACAATAAATCTATTGAAGAACTTAAAATGTGCGTAGATTATAATATTGGAAGTGTTATACTAGATAACGTTGACGAAATTAACAATCTTAGCAATATTTGTGAAGAAGAAAATAAAACTATGGATGTTATGCTTAGATTAAACATTG contains these protein-coding regions:
- a CDS encoding sodium:solute symporter, with the protein product MKEFILMIYFVVVILIGINSFKKIKNNKDFFIAGKKAGVLQVSGSLLASVLGSSAIIGSVNFAYLKGWAGSWLLLCAAFGMTLLYPLINHIKDFKGFNLPEMLGEFYGNNVKQLASLLIPVAWTGIVASQIMGAAKIISILTTFNYTSGVIISGVVFIVYTILGGQLSIIKTDFVQLLFIILGIVATYIYIAPQPININPLPLINNTFTPTDILVMVLSYSTTFVVGPDIYSRLFCAKDEKVMKKSIIIAVAVLLPLAYILTRIGIYGQEIFSNVNIANNSILLLIAKNKLPNIISITLYFSLLSAVISSADTTLLTAASLFTQVFTKDLHNKKSIFFTRIFIVIFGLFSLLVAIKMKYILSTLLSALAIYSGAFIIPTFIGLFGFRVKEKVVIIAILSGGIIALIGKKYGGDIGNYISISAFFINALILYIGKKITD